Proteins found in one Oncorhynchus tshawytscha isolate Ot180627B linkage group LG25, Otsh_v2.0, whole genome shotgun sequence genomic segment:
- the LOC112224152 gene encoding eomesodermin isoform X2 — translation MGGIGPNLYLSMLNGTDTQTFGKDSDINNHLQRSKDLAEFKMGIQDTRLYYQDAIQNGQDGLVLPYHADQTVAGFGAQPGRFYSPTPLNSCHFSSVRSPTRNGMGQTYLPTGGEGFSTTSKEVYPASPESYSAPFQHGYPRTPLYPLPGLQVCGKTQALLNNYPLWAKFHKYQTEMIITKQGRRMFPFLSFNISVLDPSAHYNVYVDVVLADQHHWRYQGGKWVQCGKAEGNMPGNRMYMHPDSPNTGAHWMRQEVSFGKLKLTNNKGSSNNVAQMIVLQSLHKYQPRLHIIEVKDDGSEDPFLTTKAQTFIFPENQFIAVTAYQNADITQLKIDHNPFAKGFRDSYDTLYAPPDTDRLTPSPTEGQQFLAGTCYTQGYLTDQYMNPLPQSRFYSREHMAAMGQQSKDPSASPHSRWYLSPQQSVTSNRLDFNTYESDFANNSFYKPFPLQTSAHHALGYYGDSPFASASVSVSGASSAAWTTSRPSPQYLNHPHPSKAGPSLGWFRPVSSTNSSSGHARLHPPSLLEPLRPPPPLQDKPKEVGGEDPWLEPPSVKSVDSADSGLFESGVESKKPRVSPYASSTENSPPTRSAEVCEKDSSSDAGYYGFYTH, via the exons ATGGGCGGCATAGGTCCCAATCTTTATCTCAGTATGTTGAATGGGACTGATACGCAAACTTTCGGAAAAGACTCCGATATCAACAATCACCTTCAACGCAGCAAGGATTTAGCGGAGTTCAAAATGGGAATTCAGGACACCAGGTTATATTACCAAGACGCAATTCAAAACGGACAAGACGGGTTGGTACTGCCATACCACGCAGACCAAACTGTGGCAGGTTTCGGAGCACAACCCGGGAGGTTTTACTCACCAACTCCCCTCAATAGCTGCCACTTCAGCAGTGTCAGGTCGCCAACTAGAAACGGAATGGGACAGACTTATTTACCGACGGGAGGCGAAGGTTTCTCGACAACTAGCAAAGAAGTTTACCCTGCCTCTCCAGAGAGTTATTCCGCACCCTTTCAACACGGGTACCCTCGCACTCCGCTCTACCCATTACCTGGGCTACAGGTGTGCGGGAAGACGCAGGCTCTCCTCAACAACTATCCTCTGTGGGCGAAGTTCCACAAATACCAAACGGAAATGATCATAACGAAACAGGGACG gaGGATGTTCCCCTTCCTGAGTTTCAACATCAGCGTTCTGGACCCGTCAGCCCACTACAATGTGTATGTGGACGTGGTCCTGGCTGACCAGCACCACTGGAGGTACCAGGGAGGCAAGTGGGTCCAGTGTGGCAAAGCAGAGGGCAACATGCCAG GGAACAGGATGTATATGCATCCAGACTCTCCCAACACAGGGGCTCACTGGATGAGGCAGGAGGTGTCGTTTGGCAAGCTCAAGCTCACCAATAACAAGGGCAGCTCCAACAACGTTGCACAG ATGATCGTGCTGCAGTCACTCCATAAGTACCAGCCGCGGCTGCACATCATTGAGGTGAAGGACGATGGTTCTGAGGACCCCTTCCTCACCACCAAGGCCCAGACCTTCATCTTTCCGGAGAACCAATTCATCGCTGTCACAGCCTATCAAAATGCAGAC ATCACTCAGCTGAAAATAGACCATAACCCCTTTGCTAAAGGTTTCCGGGACAGTTATGACAC GCTGTATGCACCGCCTGACACGGACCGCCTCACCCCGTCCCCCACCGAGGGCCAGCAGTTTTTGGCGGGGACCTGCTACACACAGGGGTACCTGACGGACCAGTACATGAACCCGCTGCCCCAGAGCCGATTCTACAGCCGGGAGCACATGGCTGCCATGGGCCAGCAGTCCAAAGACCCCTCAGCCAGCCCCCACAGCCGCTGGTACCTTTCCCCCCAGCAGAGTGTCACCTCCAACCGGCTGGACTTCAACACCTACGAGAGTGACTTTGCTAACAACAGCTTCTACAAGCCCTTTCCCCTGCAGACGTCGGCCCACCACGCGCTGGGCTATTACGGGGACAGCCCCTTCGCCTCTGCCAGCGTATCCGTCTCGGGAGCCTCCTCAGCAGCCTGGACCACCAGCCGACCCTCCCCTCAGTACCTTAACCACCCCCACCCCAGTAAAGCCGGCCCCAGTCTAGGCTGGTTCAGGCCCGTGTCCTCTACCAACTCCTCTTCAGGTCACGCCAGGCTCCACCCCCCGTCCCTGCTAGAGCCGCTCCGCCCCCCACCCCCACTACAGGACAAGCCcaaggaggtggggggagaggaccCCTGGCTGGAACCCCCCTCTGTCAAATCAGTGGACTCGGCCGACTCAGGCCTGTTCGAGAGTGGGGTGGAGAGCAAGAAACCGCGAGTGTCGCCCTACGCCTCTAGCACGGAGAACTCGCCACCCACCCGCAGTGCGGAGGTCTGTGAAAAGGACAGCAGTAGTGACGCCGGCTACTACGGCTTTTACACCCACTGA
- the LOC112224152 gene encoding eomesodermin isoform X1 — translation MGGIGPNLYLSMLNGTDTQTFGKDSDINNHLQRSKDLAEFKMGIQDTRLYYQDAIQNGQDGLVLPYHADQTVAGFGAQPGRFYSPTPLNSCHFSSVRSPTRNGMGQTYLPTGGEGFSTTSKEVYPASPESYSAPFQHGYPRTPLYPLPGLQVCGKTQALLNNYPLWAKFHKYQTEMIITKQGRRMFPFLSFNISVLDPSAHYNVYVDVVLADQHHWRYQGGKWVQCGKAEGNMPGNRMYMHPDSPNTGAHWMRQEVSFGKLKLTNNKGSSNNVAQMIVLQSLHKYQPRLHIIEVKDDGSEDPFLTTKAQTFIFPENQFIAVTAYQNADITQLKIDHNPFAKGFRDSYDTFCQEVTPPLPRLYAPPDTDRLTPSPTEGQQFLAGTCYTQGYLTDQYMNPLPQSRFYSREHMAAMGQQSKDPSASPHSRWYLSPQQSVTSNRLDFNTYESDFANNSFYKPFPLQTSAHHALGYYGDSPFASASVSVSGASSAAWTTSRPSPQYLNHPHPSKAGPSLGWFRPVSSTNSSSGHARLHPPSLLEPLRPPPPLQDKPKEVGGEDPWLEPPSVKSVDSADSGLFESGVESKKPRVSPYASSTENSPPTRSAEVCEKDSSSDAGYYGFYTH, via the exons ATGGGCGGCATAGGTCCCAATCTTTATCTCAGTATGTTGAATGGGACTGATACGCAAACTTTCGGAAAAGACTCCGATATCAACAATCACCTTCAACGCAGCAAGGATTTAGCGGAGTTCAAAATGGGAATTCAGGACACCAGGTTATATTACCAAGACGCAATTCAAAACGGACAAGACGGGTTGGTACTGCCATACCACGCAGACCAAACTGTGGCAGGTTTCGGAGCACAACCCGGGAGGTTTTACTCACCAACTCCCCTCAATAGCTGCCACTTCAGCAGTGTCAGGTCGCCAACTAGAAACGGAATGGGACAGACTTATTTACCGACGGGAGGCGAAGGTTTCTCGACAACTAGCAAAGAAGTTTACCCTGCCTCTCCAGAGAGTTATTCCGCACCCTTTCAACACGGGTACCCTCGCACTCCGCTCTACCCATTACCTGGGCTACAGGTGTGCGGGAAGACGCAGGCTCTCCTCAACAACTATCCTCTGTGGGCGAAGTTCCACAAATACCAAACGGAAATGATCATAACGAAACAGGGACG gaGGATGTTCCCCTTCCTGAGTTTCAACATCAGCGTTCTGGACCCGTCAGCCCACTACAATGTGTATGTGGACGTGGTCCTGGCTGACCAGCACCACTGGAGGTACCAGGGAGGCAAGTGGGTCCAGTGTGGCAAAGCAGAGGGCAACATGCCAG GGAACAGGATGTATATGCATCCAGACTCTCCCAACACAGGGGCTCACTGGATGAGGCAGGAGGTGTCGTTTGGCAAGCTCAAGCTCACCAATAACAAGGGCAGCTCCAACAACGTTGCACAG ATGATCGTGCTGCAGTCACTCCATAAGTACCAGCCGCGGCTGCACATCATTGAGGTGAAGGACGATGGTTCTGAGGACCCCTTCCTCACCACCAAGGCCCAGACCTTCATCTTTCCGGAGAACCAATTCATCGCTGTCACAGCCTATCAAAATGCAGAC ATCACTCAGCTGAAAATAGACCATAACCCCTTTGCTAAAGGTTTCCGGGACAGTTATGACAC GTTTTGCCAGGAAGTAACACCTCCCCTGCCTAGGCTGTATGCACCGCCTGACACGGACCGCCTCACCCCGTCCCCCACCGAGGGCCAGCAGTTTTTGGCGGGGACCTGCTACACACAGGGGTACCTGACGGACCAGTACATGAACCCGCTGCCCCAGAGCCGATTCTACAGCCGGGAGCACATGGCTGCCATGGGCCAGCAGTCCAAAGACCCCTCAGCCAGCCCCCACAGCCGCTGGTACCTTTCCCCCCAGCAGAGTGTCACCTCCAACCGGCTGGACTTCAACACCTACGAGAGTGACTTTGCTAACAACAGCTTCTACAAGCCCTTTCCCCTGCAGACGTCGGCCCACCACGCGCTGGGCTATTACGGGGACAGCCCCTTCGCCTCTGCCAGCGTATCCGTCTCGGGAGCCTCCTCAGCAGCCTGGACCACCAGCCGACCCTCCCCTCAGTACCTTAACCACCCCCACCCCAGTAAAGCCGGCCCCAGTCTAGGCTGGTTCAGGCCCGTGTCCTCTACCAACTCCTCTTCAGGTCACGCCAGGCTCCACCCCCCGTCCCTGCTAGAGCCGCTCCGCCCCCCACCCCCACTACAGGACAAGCCcaaggaggtggggggagaggaccCCTGGCTGGAACCCCCCTCTGTCAAATCAGTGGACTCGGCCGACTCAGGCCTGTTCGAGAGTGGGGTGGAGAGCAAGAAACCGCGAGTGTCGCCCTACGCCTCTAGCACGGAGAACTCGCCACCCACCCGCAGTGCGGAGGTCTGTGAAAAGGACAGCAGTAGTGACGCCGGCTACTACGGCTTTTACACCCACTGA